One Pongo pygmaeus isolate AG05252 chromosome 10, NHGRI_mPonPyg2-v2.0_pri, whole genome shotgun sequence genomic window carries:
- the LOC129010218 gene encoding ubiquinol-cytochrome c reductase complex assembly factor 6 isoform X1: MPAGVPMSTYLKMLAASLLAMCAGAEVVHRYYRPDLTIPEIPPKRGELKTELLGLKERKHKPQISQQEELK; encoded by the exons ATGCCCGCGGGCGTGCCCATGTCCACCTACCTGAAAATGCTCGCAGCCAGTCTCCTGGCCATGTGCGCAGGGGCAGAAGTGGTGCACAGGTACTACCGACCGGACCTG acAATACCTGAAATTCCACCAAAGCGTGGAGAACTCAAAACGGAGCTTTTGggactgaaagaaagaaaacacaaacctCAAATTTCTCAACAGGAGGAACTTAAATAA